Proteins from one Mycobacterium sp. EPa45 genomic window:
- a CDS encoding acylphosphatase: MADPDTRLTAWVHGHVQGVGFRWWTRSRALELGLTGYAANQADGRVLVVAQGSRDACEQLLQLLNSGKTPGHVDTVVVDWSPRGEAIRGFSER, translated from the coding sequence GTGGCCGATCCTGACACTCGCCTGACCGCCTGGGTGCACGGCCACGTACAGGGCGTCGGATTCCGCTGGTGGACTCGTTCGCGGGCGCTGGAGCTGGGCCTGACCGGTTATGCGGCCAATCAGGCCGACGGCCGGGTGCTGGTCGTCGCGCAGGGTTCGCGTGACGCGTGTGAACAGCTGTTACAGCTGCTCAATAGTGGGAAAACGCCGGGGCACGTCGACACAGTTGTTGTCGACTGGTCACCGCGCGGCGAAGCCATCAGAGGCTTTAGCGAGCGGTAG
- a CDS encoding B12-binding domain-containing protein, translating into MRELNSAYQDALANRNRAQATGIVTQLLNDGVDPVEVLTDVIAASQRDVGMRWQRGEWTVADEHACTAISVAATRVVGDYASEYPMSGKSVLVACAEREWHELPAMIIACALRVHGWDTTVLGAATSPMRLSQHLADRGPDAVAISCSVLGSLPTTRRFIEAATAAGVPTLVGGPAFGHDDVRALALGATAWASDAYAAVLAMDALPTVAGALPELSPAAATEQAFLDLHHRQIVDALRERWSLTREPHPDAAFADLVNDTLNQALHAVSAALLTGDTRPISETAWWIGDVLQARGADPAAVAELATLLADVLDDSPLAHDLVTTHFVIQTD; encoded by the coding sequence GTGCGAGAGCTGAACTCGGCCTATCAGGACGCCCTGGCGAACAGAAACCGCGCGCAGGCGACCGGCATCGTGACCCAACTGCTCAACGACGGCGTCGACCCGGTGGAAGTGCTGACCGATGTGATCGCCGCATCACAGCGCGATGTCGGAATGCGTTGGCAGCGTGGCGAATGGACCGTCGCCGACGAGCACGCCTGCACCGCGATCTCGGTGGCCGCGACTCGCGTCGTCGGAGACTACGCGAGTGAATATCCGATGAGCGGCAAGTCGGTTCTGGTGGCCTGCGCCGAGCGCGAGTGGCATGAGCTGCCGGCCATGATCATCGCCTGTGCACTGCGTGTGCACGGGTGGGACACCACCGTGTTGGGCGCGGCCACCTCACCGATGCGGCTCAGCCAGCATCTGGCCGACCGGGGACCCGATGCGGTCGCTATCAGCTGTTCGGTACTCGGTTCGCTGCCGACCACCCGCCGCTTCATCGAGGCGGCCACCGCGGCGGGTGTCCCGACCCTGGTCGGCGGTCCGGCGTTCGGCCACGATGACGTGCGAGCCCTGGCGCTGGGCGCGACCGCGTGGGCGTCCGATGCGTACGCCGCAGTGCTGGCGATGGACGCGCTGCCAACGGTTGCCGGTGCACTACCAGAACTTTCGCCGGCGGCAGCCACCGAACAAGCCTTCCTCGACTTGCATCACCGCCAGATAGTCGATGCGCTGCGCGAGCGGTGGTCACTGACGCGCGAACCGCATCCAGACGCAGCCTTCGCCGACTTGGTCAACGACACGTTGAACCAGGCCTTGCACGCGGTGTCGGCCGCGCTGCTCACCGGCGACACCCGCCCGATCAGCGAGACCGCCTGGTGGATCGGCGATGTACTACAGGCGCGCGGCGCCGACCCGGCAGCGGTGGCCGAGCTGGCGACCCTCCTTGCCGACGTGCTCGATGACTCGCCACTGGCGCACGACCTGGTGACAACGCACTTCGTCATCCAAACAGACTGA
- the rnc gene encoding ribonuclease III, protein MPEELLTLALTHRSYAYEHGGLPTNERLEFLGDAVLGLTITDELFHRHPERTEGDLAKLRASIVNTQALADVGRGLTDEGLGAHLLLGRGEVNTGGADKSSILADGMESLLGAVYLQHGIDVARDVIMRLFGNLLDTAPTLGAGLDWKTSLQELTASRSLGPPSYVVTSTGPDHDKEFTAVVMVMDTEYGHGVGRSKKEAEQKAAAAAWNKLDNA, encoded by the coding sequence ATGCCCGAAGAATTGCTGACACTGGCGCTGACCCACCGCAGCTACGCCTACGAGCATGGCGGCCTGCCCACCAACGAGCGGCTGGAGTTCCTCGGCGACGCGGTGCTCGGTCTGACGATCACCGACGAACTGTTCCACCGCCACCCGGAGCGCACCGAAGGTGACCTGGCCAAGCTCCGCGCCAGCATCGTCAACACCCAGGCACTGGCCGACGTGGGGCGCGGCCTCACCGACGAGGGCCTGGGCGCGCACCTGCTGCTGGGCCGCGGCGAGGTCAACACCGGCGGGGCCGACAAGTCCAGCATCCTGGCCGACGGCATGGAGTCACTGCTGGGCGCGGTGTATCTGCAGCACGGCATCGACGTTGCGCGCGACGTGATCATGCGGTTGTTCGGCAATCTGCTGGACACCGCCCCGACGCTGGGCGCGGGCCTGGACTGGAAGACCAGCCTGCAGGAGCTCACCGCATCCCGCAGCCTGGGGCCGCCGTCCTATGTGGTCACCTCGACCGGGCCCGACCACGACAAGGAGTTCACCGCCGTGGTCATGGTGATGGACACCGAGTACGGCCATGGCGTCGGCCGTTCGAAAAAGGAAGCCGAACAGAAGGCCGCCGCCGCAGCCTGGAATAAGTTGGACAACGCTTGA
- the smc gene encoding chromosome segregation protein SMC, producing the protein MYLKSLTLKGFKSFAAATTLRLEPGITCVVGPNGSGKSNVVDALAWVMGEQGAKTLRGGKMEDVIFAGTSSRAPLGRAEVTLTIDNSDNALPIEYSEVSITRRMFRDGAGEYEINGSSCRLMDVQELLSDSGIGREMHVIVGQGRLAQILESRPEDRRAFIEEAAGVLKHRKRKEKAVRKLESMGANLARLTDLTTELRRQLKPLGRQAEMARRAQTIQADLRDARLRLAADDLVARRAEFAGADDTETTLRREHDEASKRLDILSAALATHEAAVSTLSERTDAAQQAWFRLSALAERVSATIRIASERAQYLEAEPTASTGPDPDALEAEADEVAALEQELVAELAEAQSRLEFARAELGERERAAAEAERAHMAAVRAEADRREGLARLAGQVETVRARVESIDEGVARLTGAIEEAAARTQQARAEFETVQGRVGELDQGEVGLDEQHDRTITALRLADERVAELQAAERSAERQVASLRARIDALAVGLERRDGSAWLTENHRGTGLFGTIAKLVKVRSGYEAALAAVLGAAADAVAADDFNAARSAVRALKDADGGRAAIVLGDWPVVPRQFGPLPDGALWALDLIEAPGRLQGAMTAMLADVAVVDELGAALDLVASRPTLRAVTLEGDLVGAGWVTGGSDRKPSTLEITGEIDKARRELAAAETQVEELSAALAGALTEQGERQDAAEQALAALNESDAEIAAIYEQLGRLGQEARAAEGEWRRQQAQRDELEAGRLQTVEELTELENRLAAAQEGQTEIADTPDDRQYMQAAAEEARAVEVEVRLAVRTAEERANAVRGRADSLRRAATAEREARIRAQRARAAREHAAAVAAAVAESGRRVAEHLAGVVAAASRRRDALAAERQERATAMTAAREEVNALNARIAALTDSMHRDEVAKAQAALRIEQLEQMVLEQFGMAADDLIAEYGPDVALPPSELEMAEYEQAKERGEQVMAPAPMRFDRPTQERRAKRAERELSELGRVNPLALEEFAALEERYNFLATQLEDVKAARKDLLDVIADVDARILQVFAEAYADVEREFEQVFSTLFPGGEGRLLLTDPNDLLTTGVEVEARPPGKKVKRLSLLSGGEKSLTAVAMLVAIFRARPSPFYVMDEVEAALDDVNLRRLIGLFEQLRAQSQLIVITHQKPTMEIADALYGVTMQGDGITTVISQRMRGEELVASAT; encoded by the coding sequence GTGTACCTCAAGAGTCTGACGCTGAAGGGCTTCAAGTCCTTCGCCGCGGCGACGACTCTGCGCCTCGAGCCCGGCATCACCTGTGTGGTCGGTCCCAACGGCTCGGGTAAGTCCAATGTCGTCGACGCGCTGGCCTGGGTGATGGGTGAGCAGGGCGCCAAAACGCTGCGCGGCGGCAAGATGGAGGACGTCATCTTCGCCGGCACCTCGTCGCGGGCGCCGCTGGGCCGAGCGGAGGTCACTCTCACCATCGACAACTCGGACAACGCGCTGCCGATCGAGTACTCCGAGGTCTCGATCACCCGGCGGATGTTCCGCGACGGTGCGGGTGAATACGAGATCAACGGCAGCAGTTGCCGGCTGATGGACGTCCAGGAATTGCTCAGCGACTCCGGCATCGGCCGGGAGATGCACGTCATCGTCGGCCAGGGCAGGCTCGCCCAGATCCTGGAGTCGCGACCCGAAGACCGCCGGGCCTTCATCGAAGAGGCCGCCGGTGTGCTCAAGCACCGCAAACGCAAGGAAAAGGCGGTCCGCAAACTCGAGTCGATGGGTGCCAATCTGGCCCGGCTCACCGACCTGACCACCGAGCTGCGCCGTCAGCTCAAGCCGCTGGGCCGGCAGGCCGAGATGGCCCGGCGCGCCCAGACGATTCAGGCCGATCTGCGCGACGCTCGGCTGCGACTCGCCGCCGACGACCTCGTCGCCCGGCGCGCTGAGTTCGCCGGCGCTGATGACACCGAGACCACGCTGCGCCGCGAGCACGACGAAGCCTCGAAACGCCTGGACATCCTCAGTGCGGCACTGGCCACTCACGAGGCCGCCGTGTCGACGCTGTCGGAGCGCACCGATGCCGCTCAGCAGGCCTGGTTCCGGCTGTCCGCATTGGCCGAGCGGGTCAGCGCCACCATCCGGATCGCCTCCGAGCGGGCGCAGTACCTCGAGGCCGAGCCCACTGCGAGCACCGGCCCGGACCCCGACGCGCTGGAAGCCGAGGCCGACGAGGTCGCGGCACTCGAGCAGGAGTTGGTGGCCGAACTGGCCGAGGCGCAGTCGCGGCTGGAATTCGCCCGCGCCGAGCTCGGCGAACGCGAGCGTGCGGCCGCGGAGGCCGAACGCGCCCACATGGCCGCCGTGCGAGCCGAAGCCGACCGCCGCGAGGGCCTGGCCCGGCTGGCCGGTCAGGTGGAGACGGTGCGTGCCCGGGTCGAATCGATCGACGAGGGTGTCGCCCGGCTGACCGGCGCGATCGAAGAGGCTGCCGCGCGCACTCAACAGGCGAGAGCCGAGTTCGAGACCGTTCAGGGCCGGGTCGGTGAGCTCGATCAGGGCGAAGTCGGCCTCGACGAGCAGCACGACCGCACGATCACCGCGCTGCGGTTGGCCGACGAACGGGTGGCCGAGTTGCAGGCCGCCGAGCGCAGCGCCGAACGGCAGGTGGCCTCCCTGCGGGCCCGCATTGATGCGCTCGCCGTTGGTCTGGAGCGCAGGGACGGGTCGGCCTGGCTGACTGAAAATCACCGCGGCACAGGACTTTTCGGAACGATTGCCAAGCTTGTCAAGGTACGTTCGGGTTACGAGGCGGCACTGGCGGCGGTGCTGGGGGCTGCGGCCGACGCGGTGGCAGCTGATGACTTCAACGCGGCCCGCTCGGCGGTGCGTGCGCTCAAGGACGCCGACGGCGGCCGAGCCGCAATCGTCTTGGGGGACTGGCCGGTTGTACCGCGCCAGTTCGGGCCGCTGCCCGACGGCGCGTTGTGGGCGCTGGACCTGATCGAGGCGCCGGGTCGTCTTCAGGGCGCAATGACGGCGATGCTGGCCGACGTCGCCGTTGTCGACGAGCTCGGTGCCGCGCTGGACCTGGTTGCCTCCCGGCCTACATTGCGCGCGGTCACCCTCGAAGGTGATCTCGTCGGCGCCGGATGGGTCACCGGCGGTTCCGACCGCAAGCCGAGCACACTGGAGATCACCGGCGAAATCGACAAGGCGAGACGCGAACTCGCCGCAGCCGAGACCCAGGTAGAGGAGCTCTCCGCCGCACTGGCCGGTGCGCTCACCGAGCAGGGTGAACGACAGGACGCCGCCGAGCAGGCGCTGGCCGCGCTCAACGAATCCGATGCCGAAATCGCGGCGATCTACGAACAGCTCGGCAGGCTCGGGCAGGAAGCCCGTGCGGCTGAGGGGGAGTGGCGTCGCCAACAGGCCCAGCGTGACGAGCTCGAGGCCGGGCGTCTGCAGACGGTCGAGGAGCTGACCGAGCTCGAGAACCGGCTGGCCGCCGCCCAGGAGGGGCAAACCGAGATCGCGGACACTCCCGACGACCGGCAGTACATGCAGGCCGCCGCCGAGGAAGCCCGTGCCGTCGAGGTGGAGGTGCGACTGGCCGTGCGTACGGCCGAGGAACGCGCCAATGCCGTTCGTGGGCGGGCAGATTCGCTGCGCCGCGCCGCGACCGCCGAACGGGAGGCGCGAATCCGTGCCCAGCGTGCCCGCGCGGCCCGCGAACATGCCGCCGCCGTGGCCGCCGCGGTGGCCGAATCCGGCCGCCGCGTCGCCGAACACCTGGCCGGCGTCGTCGCGGCAGCGTCCCGGCGGCGCGACGCGCTGGCGGCCGAACGCCAGGAGCGGGCCACTGCGATGACCGCCGCGCGGGAAGAGGTCAACGCGCTGAACGCCCGGATCGCCGCGTTGACCGACTCGATGCACCGCGACGAGGTGGCCAAAGCCCAAGCGGCGCTGCGTATCGAGCAGCTCGAGCAGATGGTGCTCGAGCAGTTCGGCATGGCGGCCGACGACCTGATCGCCGAGTACGGCCCCGACGTGGCGCTGCCGCCGTCGGAGTTGGAGATGGCCGAATACGAACAGGCCAAGGAGCGTGGCGAACAGGTCATGGCGCCGGCGCCGATGCGGTTCGACCGGCCGACCCAGGAGCGGCGCGCCAAGCGGGCCGAGCGAGAGTTGTCCGAGTTGGGCCGGGTGAATCCGCTTGCGCTGGAAGAGTTTGCCGCTCTGGAGGAACGCTACAACTTCCTGGCCACCCAACTCGAGGACGTCAAAGCCGCCCGTAAGGATCTGCTCGACGTGATCGCCGACGTCGATGCGCGCATCCTGCAGGTGTTCGCCGAGGCCTATGCCGATGTCGAGCGCGAGTTCGAGCAGGTGTTTTCGACGCTGTTTCCCGGCGGCGAAGGCCGGCTCCTGCTGACCGACCCGAACGACCTGTTGACCACCGGCGTCGAGGTCGAGGCCCGCCCGCCCGGCAAGAAGGTCAAGCGACTGTCGCTGCTCTCCGGTGGTGAGAAGTCGCTGACCGCGGTGGCCATGCTGGTGGCGATCTTCCGTGCCCGCCCCTCGCCGTTCTACGTGATGGACGAGGTCGAGGCCGCCCTCGACGACGTGAACCTGCGCCGGTTGATCGGGTTGTTCGAGCAGCTGCGGGCGCAGTCACAGCTGATCGTGATCACCCACCAGAAGCCGACCATGGAGATCGCGGACGCGCTCTACGGCGTCACGATGCAGGGCGACGGCATCACGACGGTGATCTCGCAGCGGATGCGCGGCGAGGAACTGGTTGCCAGCGCGACCTGA
- a CDS encoding hemerythrin domain-containing protein: MVETFVQSTTDVVDFLKHQHNLIKDMFDDVLSASESKAREKAFVDLRQLLAVHETAEEMVVHPRARHELTGGDNIVEALLAEEHEAKQQLSALEKMDIDSKEFLDELTKFRDAVVAHAEREENEEFNQLQSELDAPDLERMAGAVRAAEAIAPTRPHAGVESAKLNFAVGPFASMLDRARDAISAAIK, encoded by the coding sequence GTGGTCGAAACATTCGTGCAGTCCACGACCGACGTCGTCGACTTTCTCAAGCACCAGCACAACCTGATCAAGGACATGTTCGACGACGTGCTGTCCGCCTCGGAATCCAAGGCAAGAGAGAAGGCGTTCGTCGATCTGCGGCAGCTTCTTGCCGTGCACGAAACCGCCGAGGAGATGGTGGTTCATCCGCGTGCGCGGCACGAGCTGACCGGCGGCGACAATATCGTCGAAGCCCTGCTCGCCGAAGAGCACGAGGCCAAGCAGCAGCTCTCGGCGCTGGAGAAGATGGACATCGACTCCAAGGAATTCCTCGACGAACTCACCAAGTTCCGCGATGCCGTGGTCGCGCACGCCGAGCGGGAGGAGAACGAGGAGTTCAACCAGTTGCAGTCCGAACTGGACGCTCCTGACCTGGAGCGGATGGCCGGCGCCGTGCGCGCGGCCGAGGCGATCGCCCCTACCCGCCCGCACGCCGGAGTCGAGTCGGCCAAGTTGAACTTCGCGGTCGGCCCGTTCGCCTCGATGCTCGACCGTGCGCGCGACGCGATCTCGGCAGCCATCAAATAG
- the coaD gene encoding pantetheine-phosphate adenylyltransferase has protein sequence MSGAVCPGSFDPVTLGHVDIFERAAAQFDEVIVAVLINPNKSGMFDIDERIAMIDESCAHLPNLRAESGQGLVVDFVKQRGLTAIVKGLRTGTDFEYELQMAQMNKHIAGVDTFFVATTPQYSFVSSSLAKEVATFGGDVSALLPEPVNRRLQAKLASRSR, from the coding sequence ATGAGTGGCGCGGTATGCCCGGGATCGTTCGATCCGGTGACGCTGGGTCATGTCGACATCTTCGAGCGGGCCGCAGCGCAATTCGACGAGGTGATCGTCGCCGTCCTGATCAACCCCAACAAGTCGGGGATGTTCGACATCGACGAGCGGATCGCGATGATCGACGAATCATGCGCGCACCTGCCGAACCTACGTGCCGAGTCGGGGCAGGGACTGGTCGTCGACTTCGTCAAGCAACGCGGGCTGACCGCGATCGTCAAAGGTCTGCGCACCGGAACCGATTTCGAGTACGAGCTGCAGATGGCTCAGATGAACAAGCACATCGCCGGCGTGGACACGTTCTTTGTGGCCACCACCCCGCAGTACTCGTTCGTCTCCTCGTCGCTGGCCAAAGAGGTCGCGACATTTGGCGGAGATGTCTCGGCGCTGCTTCCCGAGCCGGTGAACCGCCGCCTGCAGGCCAAGCTGGCCAGCCGCTCCCGCTGA
- the mutM gene encoding DNA-formamidopyrimidine glycosylase, with protein sequence MPELPEVEVVRRGLQAHVAGRSISAVRVHHPRAVRRHEAGAADLTARLLDAEITGTDRRGKYLWLNLSDETALVVHLGMSGQMLLGPVPNTNHLRIAALLDDGTALSFVDQRTFGGWQLADLVDVDGSRVPEPVAHIARDPLDPRFDRDAVVTVLRRKHSEIKRQLLDQTVVSGIGNIYADEALWRAKINGARLAANLTRRQLGELLDAATEVMREALGQGGTSFDSLYVNVNGQSGYFDRSLNVYGREDLPCPRCGTAIRREKFMNRSSFYCPKCQPRPRR encoded by the coding sequence GTGCCTGAACTGCCCGAGGTCGAGGTAGTTCGGCGCGGCCTGCAGGCCCACGTCGCCGGTCGGTCCATCTCCGCCGTGCGGGTACACCACCCGCGAGCAGTTCGCCGGCACGAGGCCGGTGCCGCCGACCTGACCGCCCGGCTGCTCGACGCGGAGATCACCGGAACCGACCGGCGTGGAAAGTACCTGTGGCTCAACCTTTCTGACGAGACGGCGCTGGTGGTACACCTGGGGATGAGCGGTCAGATGCTGCTCGGCCCGGTGCCCAACACCAATCACCTCCGCATCGCGGCCCTGCTCGATGACGGCACCGCGCTGAGCTTCGTCGACCAGCGCACCTTCGGCGGATGGCAGCTGGCCGACCTGGTCGACGTCGACGGCAGTCGGGTGCCCGAGCCGGTCGCCCACATCGCACGCGACCCGCTCGATCCGCGGTTCGACCGCGACGCCGTCGTTACAGTGTTGCGCCGCAAGCACTCCGAGATCAAGCGGCAGCTCCTCGATCAGACCGTGGTGTCGGGGATCGGCAACATCTACGCCGACGAGGCGCTGTGGCGGGCCAAGATCAACGGCGCGCGTTTGGCCGCCAACCTGACCCGCCGCCAGCTCGGCGAGCTGCTCGATGCGGCCACCGAAGTGATGCGCGAGGCGCTCGGCCAGGGCGGCACGTCGTTCGACTCGCTGTACGTCAACGTCAATGGGCAGTCCGGTTACTTCGACCGGTCACTGAACGTCTACGGCCGCGAGGACCTGCCTTGTCCGCGCTGTGGCACAGCTATTCGCCGCGAGAAGTTCATGAATCGCTCGTCGTTCTATTGCCCGAAATGCCAACCCCGGCCGAGGCGTTGA
- a CDS encoding PP2C family protein-serine/threonine phosphatase, translated as MANQYAAGVAHRDVEVALNGSLNLRRTVLKLLTAVRPALADWAVLAMPDHRTGGLSVYGGANVGFADVISRSSATERGLDQVLRTGQRAHRHVGNDMSLTEIATRLRHGALAEELAGLRPADVLTLALTARGATLGAFVLARTAGRLFDADTIVEAERVGAMAAVALDSARLYEERGQLAVALQRTLRPPKLPQPTGFSVAARYRPAVEHLEVGGDFYDVVGTGDDLVLTLGDVCGKGVDSAALTLQARQTIRTAAHFDRNPDRILDALNSVLCDQAAGRFVTALCARVRGRSDGQWAEARIAAAGHPGPIVVRANGDVEQIEVSGIAAGVKTGVSYRPATVRLQRGDTMLMFTDGVEEARRDERLYGVRRLLDMLPAYAGTGGEVICEAVERDVLEYLDGDPHDDMALLAVTCES; from the coding sequence ATGGCAAACCAGTATGCGGCCGGTGTCGCGCACCGCGACGTCGAGGTCGCCTTGAATGGGTCGCTGAATCTGCGACGGACGGTGCTGAAGCTACTCACCGCCGTCCGGCCCGCACTGGCGGACTGGGCGGTCCTGGCCATGCCCGATCACCGGACCGGCGGCCTGTCGGTCTATGGCGGCGCCAATGTCGGCTTCGCCGACGTCATTTCGCGGTCGTCGGCGACCGAGCGGGGTTTGGATCAGGTGTTGCGCACCGGCCAGCGGGCCCATCGCCACGTCGGTAACGACATGTCGCTCACCGAAATCGCCACCCGGCTACGACACGGCGCGCTCGCCGAGGAACTCGCCGGACTGCGACCGGCCGATGTGCTGACGCTGGCGCTCACCGCGCGGGGCGCGACGCTGGGTGCGTTCGTTCTGGCCCGGACGGCCGGTCGGCTGTTCGACGCCGACACGATCGTCGAGGCCGAGCGGGTCGGCGCCATGGCGGCTGTCGCCCTCGATTCCGCCCGGCTCTACGAGGAGCGCGGCCAACTGGCAGTGGCGCTGCAGCGGACCCTTCGGCCGCCGAAACTTCCTCAGCCCACCGGTTTCTCGGTCGCGGCCCGCTACCGTCCGGCGGTGGAGCATCTGGAAGTCGGCGGTGATTTCTACGACGTCGTCGGCACCGGTGACGACCTGGTCCTCACGTTGGGTGATGTGTGCGGCAAAGGAGTGGACTCCGCGGCCCTCACCTTGCAGGCCCGCCAAACCATCCGTACCGCAGCACATTTCGACCGTAACCCCGACCGGATACTCGATGCGCTGAACTCCGTCCTGTGCGATCAGGCTGCGGGACGCTTCGTTACCGCGCTCTGCGCCCGGGTACGTGGCCGGTCCGACGGCCAGTGGGCCGAGGCGCGCATCGCCGCCGCCGGCCACCCCGGCCCGATCGTGGTCCGTGCCAACGGTGACGTCGAGCAGATCGAGGTCTCCGGAATCGCAGCCGGCGTGAAGACCGGCGTGTCTTACCGGCCGGCCACGGTGCGACTGCAGCGCGGTGACACGATGCTGATGTTCACCGACGGGGTCGAGGAAGCCCGCCGGGACGAGCGGCTCTATGGCGTGCGCCGGCTGCTCGACATGCTGCCCGCCTATGCCGGCACCGGCGGTGAGGTCATCTGCGAAGCCGTCGAACGCGACGTACTGGAGTATCTGGACGGTGATCCGCACGACGACATGGCGCTACTGGCGGTGACGTGCGAGAGCTGA
- the sepIVA gene encoding cell division protein SepIVA, whose amino-acid sequence MYRVFEALDELSAIVEEARGVPMTAGCVVPRGDVLELLDDIKDAIPGELDDAQDVLDARDSLLREAKEHSESMVSNSTAEADSLLSHARAEADRLLADAKSQADRMVAEARQHSERMVAEARDESARLAATAKREYEAATSRAKAEADRLVESGNMSYEKAVQEGIKEQQRLVSQTEVVQAANAESTRLIDTAHAEADRLRGECDIYVDNKLAQFEDYLNGTLRSVSRGRHQLRTAAGTHDYVQR is encoded by the coding sequence GTGTACCGAGTTTTTGAAGCGCTCGATGAACTGAGTGCGATTGTCGAAGAGGCCCGCGGCGTTCCGATGACGGCTGGTTGCGTGGTCCCGCGCGGCGACGTGCTGGAGCTCCTCGATGACATCAAGGACGCCATCCCCGGTGAACTCGACGACGCCCAGGATGTGCTGGACGCCCGCGACTCGCTGTTGCGGGAGGCCAAGGAGCACTCCGAGTCGATGGTGTCGAACTCGACCGCGGAGGCCGACTCGCTGCTGAGCCACGCCCGCGCCGAAGCCGACCGCCTGCTGGCCGACGCCAAGTCGCAGGCCGACCGCATGGTCGCCGAGGCCCGCCAGCACAGTGAGCGCATGGTTGCCGAGGCCCGCGACGAGTCCGCGCGCCTGGCGGCGACGGCCAAGCGGGAGTACGAGGCGGCCACCAGCCGGGCCAAGGCCGAGGCGGACCGGCTCGTGGAGAGCGGCAACATGTCGTACGAGAAGGCCGTGCAGGAAGGCATCAAGGAGCAGCAGCGGCTGGTCTCGCAGACCGAGGTGGTGCAGGCGGCCAACGCCGAGTCGACCCGGTTGATCGACACCGCCCACGCCGAAGCCGACCGGCTGCGCGGCGAGTGCGACATCTACGTCGACAACAAGCTCGCCCAGTTCGAGGACTACCTGAACGGAACGCTGCGTTCGGTGAGCCGCGGTCGGCACCAGCTGCGCACCGCCGCCGGGACGCACGACTACGTGCAGCGCTGA
- a CDS encoding OsmC family protein: MTDLWVERTGIRRYTGRSSRGAEVLIGSETDEGVFTPGELLKIALAGCSGLSSDQPLRRRLGDDYPAVIKVSGAADREQERYPLLEEKLEIDLSGMSAEEVERLVVVVSRAIDQVCTVGRTLKSGTEVRFEVDDSGRS, encoded by the coding sequence ATGACTGACCTTTGGGTGGAACGCACCGGCATCCGCCGCTACACCGGACGCAGCAGCCGCGGCGCGGAGGTGCTGATCGGCTCGGAGACCGACGAGGGCGTCTTCACCCCGGGCGAGCTGCTCAAGATCGCACTGGCCGGCTGCAGCGGCCTGAGCAGCGACCAGCCACTGCGCCGCCGCCTCGGCGACGATTATCCGGCGGTGATCAAGGTGTCCGGGGCGGCCGACCGGGAGCAGGAGCGCTACCCGTTGCTCGAGGAGAAGCTGGAGATCGACCTCTCCGGGATGTCGGCAGAGGAGGTCGAACGACTGGTAGTGGTGGTCAGCAGGGCGATCGACCAGGTGTGCACGGTTGGGCGCACGCTGAAATCCGGCACCGAGGTCCGCTTCGAGGTGGATGACAGTGGCCGATCCTGA
- a CDS encoding DUF177 domain-containing protein — MATLNSAKAKHRSRSPLVFDISRLGRRPGAMLELHETVPSPSRIGLDLIAIERGADLTLDLRLESVSEGVLVTGTMYAPTRGECSRCLTEVTGDVEISLTELFAYPDSATESTTEEDEVGHVVDQTIDLEQSIVDAVGLALPFAPLCTEDCAGLCPQCGVALAGEPGHRHDVIDPRFAKLAGMFPADDTPESGAGTS, encoded by the coding sequence ATGGCGACACTGAACAGTGCGAAGGCAAAGCACAGGTCGCGGTCGCCGCTCGTATTCGACATCTCCCGCTTGGGGCGGCGCCCCGGGGCCATGCTGGAGCTGCACGAGACCGTGCCCAGTCCGTCGCGAATCGGATTGGACCTGATCGCGATCGAACGCGGTGCGGACCTGACCCTGGACTTGCGGCTGGAATCGGTATCCGAGGGCGTGTTGGTCACCGGCACGATGTACGCCCCGACGCGCGGCGAGTGTTCCCGCTGCCTGACCGAGGTCACCGGAGATGTCGAGATTTCGCTGACCGAACTGTTCGCCTACCCAGACAGCGCCACGGAATCGACCACCGAGGAAGATGAAGTCGGCCACGTCGTCGACCAGACCATCGACCTCGAACAGTCGATTGTCGACGCTGTTGGCCTGGCGCTGCCGTTCGCCCCGCTGTGCACCGAGGACTGTGCGGGGCTCTGCCCGCAATGCGGTGTCGCGCTGGCAGGAGAACCCGGCCACCGGCACGACGTGATCGATCCGCGGTTCGCCAAGTTGGCCGGCATGTTTCCCGCCGACGACACCCCCGAGTCGGGGGCCGGCACTTCGTGA